TATACAAAGTGGTGAAATTCGCCACTGATGTCACGACGCAGGTTGAGAAAAATCAGCAGGAACGCAAGGCAGCACAGCAGGCATATCAAACCGCACAGCAAACCACCGCCAACACTCGTCTGGGTGCCACGGTGATTGAGAACAGCGTACAAACCATGCATGACCTTGCCAGCGATCTTCAGGGGATTTCCGGCGATATCAATAACCTGAGCAATTCATCCGACCGTATCGGCGCGATTGTCGAAGATATTCGTAGCATCGCGAATCAAACCAACCTGCTGGCACTGAACGCCGCCATTGAAGCGGCGCGGGCCGGTGAACATGGCCGCAGCTTCGCGGTGGTCGCCAACGAGGTACGAACCCTGGCCGCCAACATTAACCGTGCCACCAGCGAAATTGAAAGCAAAGTGCAGCAAAACCACCTGCTGGCAGACAAGGCGCTGCAAGGCATCGAATCTAACCTGAAACGTGCCGATCAGGGCGTGGCACTGGCACAACAGGCCGGTGGCGTGATGACTGAAATCCGCGACAGCGCTGATGATGTGGTACGCGCCATTAGCCATGTTTCCGACACATTAAAAGGCGAGTAATGCCTCGCCACGACACCGCTGACATAAAACTGTCATCGCGGTGTCGTACCCTCAGATTATTCTTAATATCATGCCAGATCTCCGCTATGCAGTTGCCCGATTTACGCGCAGGCCTTGCCGCCCTGTCGAGCCGTTACCGCGCACGTTCGCTCTGCATTGCGGTACCCTTCGTCACACCCGCCAGCGATAACCTCGCTGTTATGGCGTTGTTTACCGATCACAAAGATTTGATTGGTCTGCCGGTGGTTGAGGAGGGTAAACCCTTCGGCATGATTAACCGCCACATCTTTCTGTCACAAATGGCGCGTCCGTTCTTTCGTGAGTTGTATGACCGCAAAAGCTGCATCGCCTTTATGGATAAGCATCCACTGGTGATCGATGCCGACACCCCGCTCGACCAGGTGGCTCAACAGGTGGTCGCCAGCGGCGATAAATCCGTAACTGACGGCTTTATCCTTACGGAGGCTGACCGCTACATCGGCATTGGCCTGGGTATCGACCTGATTCGTACCGTCTCCGATTTACAGGCGCAGCAGCACCAACAGATTCTGCAAAGCATCGATTATGCCCGTGTGATTCAGGACGCGATGCTTGAGCGCTCCAGCCAACAAATGGCATTGCAGTTACACGACTGGTGCCTGCACTGGCAACCGCGCGACGGTGTGGGCGGCGACTATTACGCCTTTCATCAGGATGAACAGGGCTGGCTGGCATTGATTGCCGATTGCACCGGACACGGTATTCCCGGGGCCTTTATGACGGTAATCGTGCAGTCCGCACTGGAAAATGCGCTGCAACAAAATCGGCGTTCGCCTTCAGAGCTTTTGCAGGCGTTGAATCGTCATATCAAACAGACGCTCGGGCAGCTCAGTGCGTCACAACAAACTTCGCACTCCAACGACGGCTGCGATGCCATCGCCCTGCGGCTGGATACCCGGCAACATCAACTCAGTTGGTCCAGTGCGCGTCTGCATGCCTTACTGCAACCCACCGTCGGTCCAGCCGAGGCACTGGCCGCTGACCGTACTGGCGTAGGGTATACCGATACGCCGCTGGATTATGTGTGGCAACAACACCAACGCACGCTCACCCCGGGCGATATGTTGTTGGTGATGACCGATGGCGTTACCGATCAGCCTGGCGGGGATCGGCAGATTATGTTTGGTAAGAAACGCATTCAGGCGCTGGTCAGCCGCTATCAGACCCTGCCAATGAGCGAGCTTTCCCAGGCGTTTCAACAGGATTTTCTCCACTGGCAAGGCAACCAGCCACGACGCGATGACGTCACCTGGTTTGGCTTTCGTTATTAACTGAGCCGTAAACATCATGAATATCGAGTCGCACGTCAGCGTCACACTGCCTGAGCAGGTGGCACTGCACTACACCGGCTTTTTTTCGCCCCAGAACATCACGGCGATGGGCGAGGTGATTAAAGTTTTTCTCGAAAACCAGCAGGCACCGGTGAAGGTGCGCCGCCGCCTGTTTTCCAGCTTCGTCGAGATCGTGCAGAACATTCTGCGTTACTCGCAGGACAGTCGCGCCTTAAACCACGAGGAGCAGGATTTCCGCTTCGGTACCGTGTGTTTACGCATCGACGGAGATAACTACGTACTGGAGAGCAGCAACCTTGTCGATCAGGCGGCATGCGACCAGTTACGTTACTGGCTGGATATGTTGCGCACCATGAGCAATGAAGAGATTAAGCAGGCATACCGTGTTGGCCTGCGTAGCGAAAGCCCTGCCACCAGCAAAGGGGCGAATATCGGCTTATTGACGCTGGCACGTGATGTCAGCGAACCGCTGGAGTATGAACTGCGCCCGTTGGAAACCAGCGGCTTCGCAACCTTTTGGCTGAAAGCCACCATCCACCAGGATTGATTTTGTTATGCAAAACCTCGTTATCGCCGCGACCGACAGCACCCCCGATGTGGACTTCAATTTTGCCGATCATCTCTTCTCCCTGCGTGGTGAATCCTGGCCGGAGAATGCGGCGGCGTTTTATCGCCCGCTGCTGGATGCACTGGAAAGCTGGGCACCGCAAGACCCACGCCCGCTTACGGTCAATATCGCCCTGCGCTACTTCAATAGTTCCAGCACCAAAATGCTGTTTAGCTTGTTTGATCTGTTTAACCAGCGCGCGCAGGCGGGACTGACGGTGGAACTGAACTGGTTTTATGATGAAGAAGATGATGTCTCTGAAGAGTTTGGTCAGGAGCTGGCGCTGGACTTCACCGATCTCCAGGTGAAGCTGCGGGCGGAAATGGCCTCATGATCGATCTTAATGAGCTGTTCCGCGAGGAGAGCGAGGTGCTGCATCGCTCGCAGGATGTGGCCGCACAGTCCTCGCTCAGCGCTGAGGATTACCGCAACGCGTTGCTCAGGCTCAATCGCCACTATCAACGTCTGATGCGCGAAACCTATCGTCTGATTTCGCGCAGCGACCGCGCCGAGCGCGAACTGAACCGCGTCAATGAGCAGCTCAACCAACTGGCGCAGGAACTGGAATATAAGGCCACGCACGATCCGCTGACCGCCGTCTGGAACCGCAGCGCCATTATTCAACGTATTATGCTGACCCTGGCGCATGGTCCGGCGGCGCTGATCATTCTTGATATCGACCACTTCAAGAAAATCAACGATGAGTTTGGTCATCCGATGGGCGATAAAGTGATTTGCGAGCTGGTTTCACGCGTGCAGGCACATTGCCCGGCGGAAGCCAACATCGGGCGTATCGGCGGAGAAGAGTTCACCGTGCTGCTGCCCCATTTTCGGCTGTCAGACGCGGTGATTGTCGCCGGTGCCATTCACGCTTCGCTCAATGCCTCACCGCTGGCGGTGCTGCCGGGCCAGCTCGTGACCGCCAGCCTCGGCGTCAGCTATGGCAAACCCGGCTCTGACTTTGAAACGCTCTACAACAACGCTGACGCCGCCCTGTACGATGCGAAAAACCATGGCCGTAACCGGGTGTTTTTCCGTTAGCGGGCCGCTGGCGCGTTAGCGATATTCGCGGTCTCCACCGGCACGGCTGGCGGTGGCAGGAAGATATGGTCGAGGATGTTACGCATCACCGGCGCAGCGGTAATCCCTTCATTTCCCCCATTCTCCAAAATCAACGCCACGGCCACTTTGGGATCGTTAAAAGGTGCGAAGGCAGTGTAGAAGATATGGTCACGCAGGCGCGTCGGGATCATCTTCGCGTTATACACCTGGTTCTGCCGTAGGCTAAATACCTGAGAAGTTCCGCTTTTTGCCGCAATGCCATAAGGCGCGGTGTGGAAATATTTGTAACCGGTGCCGTTCGGCGCATTCGCCATGCCAAACATCGCATGACGCACCAGCGACCAGTAAGGTGATTTCGGGTCGCCAATTTGCGGCTGCGGATCTTTTGCTTCATAAGGCTGCTGAGTGGTGCCAAGCTGCACTTTGCCCAACAGATGCGGATTAATCACCCGGCCATTATTCAGCAACGCCACCAGCGCTTTCACCATCTGAATCGGCGTCGCAATCCAGTAGCCTTGCCCAATCCCTACCGATACCGTATCGCCCTGATACCATCCTTTTTTATGGACTTTTTGCTTCCATTCACGGCTCGGCAGCAGTCCGGCGTACTCTTCGTTAAGATCGATTCCGGTCGGTTTGCCATAGCCAAACTGGCTAAGCATATGATGGATACGATCAATGCCCATCATAAACGCCACCTGATAAAAGAAGGTATCGGCTGACTCCTCAATCGCGCGCGTCACATCCAGCATGCCGTGACCGCTTTTTTTCCAGTCACGGTATTTACGATCGGTGCCCGGCAACGTCCAGGTTGGTGCGCCAAAGAAGGTGGTTTGCGGGGTGATGACACCGGTTAACAACGCTGACATCGCCATATAGGGTTTCACCGTCGAAGCTGGCGGATAAAGCCCCTGGGTGACACGGTTAATCAGCGGCAGATTCTTATCCTGCAACAGGGTTTTGTACGCCTGATAGCTGATCCCTTTCACAAACGGGTTTGGGTCATAGCTGGGGCTGGAGACCATCGCCAGTACGCTGCCATCATGGGGATCTTCAATCAGCACGGCGGCGCGCTGCCCCACCAGTTGGCTCTCGACATACTGTTGTAAATGCAGGTCCAGCGTCAGATAGATATTTTTCCCGGCCACAGGCGGCACTTCTTTCAGCACGCGCACGATGCGGCCGTGGTTATCGACCTCCACTTCCTGATAACCCGTTTTGCCGTGCAGAATCGATTCGTAATAGCCTTCAATGCCCTGCTTACCGATGTTGTGGTCAGCGGCATAGTTCTCACCGACCCCCGCTTCGTTCAGGCGTTTGTAGTCGTTATCGTTGATCTTTGACACATAGCCGACCACATGCGCCAGGTCAGCACCATAGGGGTATTGGCGATCCTGATAGGTATCAATGCTCACGCCCGTGAAGCGGAATTGATTGACCGCAAAACGTGCCACCTGCTCGTCAGTCAGTTCTTCTTTCAACACCACCGGTTTGTAGCGGCTGTTTTGCTTGAGGTTTTTCCAGAAGGTATCGATCTCTTCCGGCGTTAAATCGACAATCGGGGTGAGCGCCGCAATGGTCGCCTTCATATCATCGATTTTGTAAGGGGTCAGCAGGATGTCGTACCAGGTGACATTACGCACCAGCGGAATGCCGTTGCGATCGTAGATCAACCCACGCGTCGGCGCGATGGGGATCATTTTGATGTCGTTTTCGTTGGAACGCGTCGCGTAATAGCTGTTCTCATCTACCTGCAAATGGTAGAGATTCACACCGAGGATAGTGAAACAGATCACCACCAACGCAAAGGCCACGATCGCGCGGCGGACAAACAGTTTCTCTTCGGCTTCGAAATTACGGAAATTCATCGGGGGGCTTTATCTCATCGTTAGCCCGCTAATGATAGGGAGTTCTCGCCTCAGAGCCAGCAGGAAGATGCACAAGCTTGGGTAAAAGTGTGACAGATGGTTTCACCCCTCACCCTAACCCTCTCCCGCAAGCGGGAGAGGGAACCGATCGAGCATATGGCACATCTCCCGCAAGCGGGAGAGAGAACCGATCGAGCATATGGCACATCTCCCGCTAGCGGGAGAGGGAATCGATCGAGCATATGGCACATCTCCCGCTAGCGGGAGAGGAAATCGATCGAGCATATGGCACATCTCCCGCTAGCGGGAGAGGGAATCGATCGAGCATATGGCACCTCTCCCGCAAGCGGGAGAGGGAATCGATCGAGCATATGGCACCTCTCCCGCAAGCGGGAGAGAGAACCGATCGAGCATATGGCACATCTCCCGCAAGCGGGAGAGGGAATCGATCGAGCATATGGCACATCTCCCTCTCCCTCATGGGAGAGGGCCGGGGTGAGGGTAACCAAGCGCAGAGGAATTAATCCCCCAGCAGCACCGACTCCAGCGCGATCTTAATCATATCGTTGAAGGTGGTCTGACGTTCAGCCGCCGTGGTCTGCTCGTGGGTACGGATATGGTCCGATACGGTACAGATCGCCAGCGCTTTCGCACCAAACTCCGCTGCCACACCGTAAATACCGGCCGCTTCCATCTCAACACCGAGGATGCCGTACTTTTCCATCACGTCGAACATCTGCGGGTCCGGCGTGTAGAACAGGTCAGCAGAGAAGATGTTACCCACGCGCGCGTCAACGCCCAGCGCTTTAGCCGCATCAACCGCATTACGCACCATATCGAAATCGGCAATTGCCGCGAAATCGTGATCTTTGAAGCGCATACGGTTCACTTTAGAATCGGTACTGGCACCCATGCCAATCACGATATCACGCAGTTTCACGTCAGCACGCACCGCGCCGCAGGAACCCACACGGATAATCTTCTTCACGCCAAACTCGGTGATCAATTCTTTGGCGTAGATCGAGCAAGATGGGATGCCCATACCGTGGCCCATCACCGAAATTTTGCGACCTTTGTACGTCCCGGTGTAGCCTAACATGCCGCGTACATTGTTCACTTCAACCGCATTTTCGAGGAAGGTTTCTGCAATGTGCTTCGCACGCAGCGGATCGCCCGGCATCAATACCACGTCCGCGAAATCACCCATTTCTGCATTAATATGAGGCGTTGCCATCGTTATTTTCCTTATTAAAAATTGGTCGCTGTTTTACAGCATGCTTTTGCCGTAGTCCATGCTGGACAGGCCAAAATAGTGCGCAATTGTCTGGCCGATATCGGCAAAGGTATCACGATAGCCGAGGGAACCGGGTGTCACTTTCGGCCCGTAGATCAGCACCGGAATGTGTTCACGCGTGTGTTCGGTACCGTGCCAGCTCGGGTCACAGCCGTGGTCGGCAGTCAGGATCAGAATATCATCCTCTTTCACCAGTTCCATCAGCTCTGGCAGGCGACGGTCAAACAGTTCCAGACCGCCAGCATAACCGGCGATATCGCGACGATGCCCCCATGTTGAGTCAAAATCGACGAAGTTGGTGAACACAATCGACTGATCCGGCGCTTTCTTCATTTGCGCGATCGTGGCGTCGAACAATTCATCCAGACCGGTGGCTTTCACTTTTTGCGTGATGCCCTGCTGGGCATAGATATCCGCAATTTTGCCGACGGAAATCACTTCACCGCCCTTCTCATCCACCAGCTTTTTCAGCATGGTCGGTGACGGCGGTTCAACCGCGAGATCGTGACGGTTGCCGGTACGCTGGAAATGACCCGCCTTGTCGCCCACAAACGGACGCGCAATCACACGGCCAATGTTGTAGCCGCCTTCGGTCAGTTCTTCACGGGCGATTTCGCACAGCTCGTACAGCCGTTCTAATCCAAAGGTCTCTTCGTGACAGGCAATCTGGAACACCGAGTCCGCCGAGGTGTAGAAAATCGGCTTGCCGGTTTTCATGTGCTCCTCGCCGAGCTGATCGAGGATCACCGTCCCGGACGAGTGGCAGTTGCCGAGGTAACCCGGCAGATCGGCGCGTTGTACCAGTTTATCCAGCAGTTCCTGCGGGAAGCTGTTCTCTTTATCGCTGAAGTAGCCCCAGTCGAACAGCACCGGCACACCGGCGATTTCCCAGTGGCCTGACGGCGTATCTTTACCGGAGGAGAGTTCGCTGGCATAGGCGTAAGCACCGATAATTTCCGCACGCGGATCTAACCCTGGCGGGAAGCGCCCGGTGGAGAGTTCAGCCGCTTTACCCAGACCCAATGCGGTGAGGTTGGGCAAGTGCAGCGGCCCTTCACGGCCTTGATTAGCCTGGCCTGCAAAGCACGCTTCGGCGATATGGCCGAGCGTATCCGATCCTTCATCGCCGAACTTAGCGGCGTCTTTGCTGGAGCCGATCCCAAAGGAGTCGAGCACCATAATAAAAGCACGTTTCATGCAAGTCTCCTGCGCAACTGCGCGATGACAAGTCAAAAAAAAGCGATCAGATCAGTATACCCGAATGGCCCCGGCCTGGCACGCAACGGCGGCAACTATTCGCTGATGCGACGATAAACCACCGGCGTTTCCGGCGGTGCGCTGTCGCTCAGGGTGATGGCCGCTTTGACCGCAGCGGCAGCCTGCTGCCACTGCGCTTCGGTTGTGGCGTGGATCACCGCCAGCGGGCGCTGCGCATCGGCCTGCGCGCCGAGGGTGATCATTTCGCTGAAGCCAACGCTGTAATCAATGGTGTCGCTGGCGCGTTGACGACCGCCTCCCAGTGCCACCACAGCCATTCCAAGCGCACGGGTATCCATTGCGCTGACGATACCTGGCTGGTCGGCATACACCGCTTTGCTCAGCATCGCGGCGGGCAGGTAGTGATCCATACGCTGGACAAAGTCTGTCGGCCCACGTTGTGCCGCCACCATACGGCCAAATACCTCTGCCGCCTGGCCGTTATCCAGCACCCGTTGCAGCTGCTGGCGGGCCTCGGCATCGTTTGCCGCCAGCTTGCCAGACATCAGCATTTCACTGCACAGCGCCAGCGTCACCTCCAGCAGGCGTGGATTACGCGCTTCTCCGGTCAGGAACTGCACCGCTTCCCGCACTTCCAGTGCGTTGCCCGCGCTGGAAGCCAGCACCTGATTCATGTCAGTCAGGAGCGCCGTGGTTTTACAGCCTGCACCATTGGCTACGCCCACAATGGCCTGCGCCAGATTTTCGGAAGCCTCGAAGGTCGGCATAAAGGCGCCGCTGCCCACTTTGACATCCATCACCAGCGCATCCAGCCCTTCCGCCAGCTTTTTCGCCAGGATCGATGCCGTGATCAGCGGGATCGAATCGACCGTGGCGGTAATATCGCGTGTGGCGTAAAAACGTTTGTCAGCCGGTGCCAGCGAGTTGGTCTGGCCGATGATCGCCACGCCATTTTCTTTGATGATCTCACGGAAGCGATCGTCGCTCGGGAAGATGTCAAAACCAGGGATCGCTTCCAGCTTATCCAGTGTACCGCCGGTGTGACCCAAGCCACGGCCGGAGATCATCGGCACATAACCTCCGCAGGCAGCAATCATTGGGCCAAGCATCAGCGACGTCACATCGCCCACGCCACCGGTCGAGTGTTTATCTACAATCGGACCGTTGAGGTTCAGCGCCTGCCAGTTCAGCACAGTGCCGGAATCACGCATCGCCATGGTCAGCGCCACGCGTTCGGCCAGCGACATATCGTGGAACCAGATGGTCATCGCCAGCGCGGCGATTTGTCCCTCAGATACGCTGTTATCACGCACGCCATTGATAAAGAAACGGATCTCCGCTTCACTCAATTCACGA
The DNA window shown above is from Pantoea sp. At-9b and carries:
- the deoA gene encoding thymidine phosphorylase, whose translation is MFLPQEIIRKKRDGRELSEAEIRFFINGVRDNSVSEGQIAALAMTIWFHDMSLAERVALTMAMRDSGTVLNWQALNLNGPIVDKHSTGGVGDVTSLMLGPMIAACGGYVPMISGRGLGHTGGTLDKLEAIPGFDIFPSDDRFREIIKENGVAIIGQTNSLAPADKRFYATRDITATVDSIPLITASILAKKLAEGLDALVMDVKVGSGAFMPTFEASENLAQAIVGVANGAGCKTTALLTDMNQVLASSAGNALEVREAVQFLTGEARNPRLLEVTLALCSEMLMSGKLAANDAEARQQLQRVLDNGQAAEVFGRMVAAQRGPTDFVQRMDHYLPAAMLSKAVYADQPGIVSAMDTRALGMAVVALGGGRQRASDTIDYSVGFSEMITLGAQADAQRPLAVIHATTEAQWQQAAAAVKAAITLSDSAPPETPVVYRRISE
- a CDS encoding SiaB family protein kinase; protein product: MNIESHVSVTLPEQVALHYTGFFSPQNITAMGEVIKVFLENQQAPVKVRRRLFSSFVEIVQNILRYSQDSRALNHEEQDFRFGTVCLRIDGDNYVLESSNLVDQAACDQLRYWLDMLRTMSNEEIKQAYRVGLRSESPATSKGANIGLLTLARDVSEPLEYELRPLETSGFATFWLKATIHQD
- a CDS encoding SpoIIE family protein phosphatase encodes the protein MQLPDLRAGLAALSSRYRARSLCIAVPFVTPASDNLAVMALFTDHKDLIGLPVVEEGKPFGMINRHIFLSQMARPFFRELYDRKSCIAFMDKHPLVIDADTPLDQVAQQVVASGDKSVTDGFILTEADRYIGIGLGIDLIRTVSDLQAQQHQQILQSIDYARVIQDAMLERSSQQMALQLHDWCLHWQPRDGVGGDYYAFHQDEQGWLALIADCTGHGIPGAFMTVIVQSALENALQQNRRSPSELLQALNRHIKQTLGQLSASQQTSHSNDGCDAIALRLDTRQHQLSWSSARLHALLQPTVGPAEALAADRTGVGYTDTPLDYVWQQHQRTLTPGDMLLVMTDGVTDQPGGDRQIMFGKKRIQALVSRYQTLPMSELSQAFQQDFLHWQGNQPRRDDVTWFGFRY
- the deoB gene encoding phosphopentomutase, with amino-acid sequence MKRAFIMVLDSFGIGSSKDAAKFGDEGSDTLGHIAEACFAGQANQGREGPLHLPNLTALGLGKAAELSTGRFPPGLDPRAEIIGAYAYASELSSGKDTPSGHWEIAGVPVLFDWGYFSDKENSFPQELLDKLVQRADLPGYLGNCHSSGTVILDQLGEEHMKTGKPIFYTSADSVFQIACHEETFGLERLYELCEIAREELTEGGYNIGRVIARPFVGDKAGHFQRTGNRHDLAVEPPSPTMLKKLVDEKGGEVISVGKIADIYAQQGITQKVKATGLDELFDATIAQMKKAPDQSIVFTNFVDFDSTWGHRRDIAGYAGGLELFDRRLPELMELVKEDDILILTADHGCDPSWHGTEHTREHIPVLIYGPKVTPGSLGYRDTFADIGQTIAHYFGLSSMDYGKSML
- a CDS encoding DUF1987 domain-containing protein, with amino-acid sequence MQNLVIAATDSTPDVDFNFADHLFSLRGESWPENAAAFYRPLLDALESWAPQDPRPLTVNIALRYFNSSSTKMLFSLFDLFNQRAQAGLTVELNWFYDEEDDVSEEFGQELALDFTDLQVKLRAEMAS
- the deoD gene encoding purine-nucleoside phosphorylase; this translates as MATPHINAEMGDFADVVLMPGDPLRAKHIAETFLENAVEVNNVRGMLGYTGTYKGRKISVMGHGMGIPSCSIYAKELITEFGVKKIIRVGSCGAVRADVKLRDIVIGMGASTDSKVNRMRFKDHDFAAIADFDMVRNAVDAAKALGVDARVGNIFSADLFYTPDPQMFDVMEKYGILGVEMEAAGIYGVAAEFGAKALAICTVSDHIRTHEQTTAAERQTTFNDMIKIALESVLLGD
- the mrdA gene encoding penicillin-binding protein 2, with the translated sequence MNFRNFEAEEKLFVRRAIVAFALVVICFTILGVNLYHLQVDENSYYATRSNENDIKMIPIAPTRGLIYDRNGIPLVRNVTWYDILLTPYKIDDMKATIAALTPIVDLTPEEIDTFWKNLKQNSRYKPVVLKEELTDEQVARFAVNQFRFTGVSIDTYQDRQYPYGADLAHVVGYVSKINDNDYKRLNEAGVGENYAADHNIGKQGIEGYYESILHGKTGYQEVEVDNHGRIVRVLKEVPPVAGKNIYLTLDLHLQQYVESQLVGQRAAVLIEDPHDGSVLAMVSSPSYDPNPFVKGISYQAYKTLLQDKNLPLINRVTQGLYPPASTVKPYMAMSALLTGVITPQTTFFGAPTWTLPGTDRKYRDWKKSGHGMLDVTRAIEESADTFFYQVAFMMGIDRIHHMLSQFGYGKPTGIDLNEEYAGLLPSREWKQKVHKKGWYQGDTVSVGIGQGYWIATPIQMVKALVALLNNGRVINPHLLGKVQLGTTQQPYEAKDPQPQIGDPKSPYWSLVRHAMFGMANAPNGTGYKYFHTAPYGIAAKSGTSQVFSLRQNQVYNAKMIPTRLRDHIFYTAFAPFNDPKVAVALILENGGNEGITAAPVMRNILDHIFLPPPAVPVETANIANAPAAR
- a CDS encoding GGDEF domain-containing protein produces the protein MIDLNELFREESEVLHRSQDVAAQSSLSAEDYRNALLRLNRHYQRLMRETYRLISRSDRAERELNRVNEQLNQLAQELEYKATHDPLTAVWNRSAIIQRIMLTLAHGPAALIILDIDHFKKINDEFGHPMGDKVICELVSRVQAHCPAEANIGRIGGEEFTVLLPHFRLSDAVIVAGAIHASLNASPLAVLPGQLVTASLGVSYGKPGSDFETLYNNADAALYDAKNHGRNRVFFR